From Nicotiana tabacum cultivar K326 chromosome 22, ASM71507v2, whole genome shotgun sequence, one genomic window encodes:
- the LOC107764651 gene encoding uncharacterized protein LOC107764651, whose protein sequence is MYYNDNVYPWLDAYTEDVGCGSHVHISLSKNGENVFTASEEPNRYGISKIGELFMAGVLDHLRSICIFTMPILNSYERQRFKSLNSYYLCWGIECKELIVRACCPPGAADIVTNFEITTFDGTANPHLGLACIIIAGINGLRRRLPIPEPVGGARTQAV, encoded by the exons ATGTATTATAATGATAATGTCTATCCCTGGTTGGATGCATATACAGAAGATGTTGGCTGTGGATCACATGTACACATCAGTTTGTCTAAGAATGGAGAAAACGTTTTTACTGCATCTGAAGAACCAAATCGGTATGGGATATCGAAGATTGGAGAATTGTTCATGGCTGGGGTGTTAGATCATCTTCGTTCCATATGTATATTTACAATGCCTATCCTTAATAG TTATGAGCGCCAAAGGTTTAAGTCGCTGAATTCGTATTACCTTTGCTGGGGGATAGAGTGCAAAGAGTTAATTGTAAGAGCTTGTTGCCCTCCTGGAGCTGCAGATATAGTAACCAATTTTGAAATTACAACGTTTGATGGAACTGCAAACCCACACCTGGGTCTTGCTTGTATAATTATCGCTGGGATCAATGGCTTGCGGAGAAGATTACCAATTCCAGAACCAGTTG